In one Pseudodesulfovibrio tunisiensis genomic region, the following are encoded:
- a CDS encoding FAD-binding and (Fe-S)-binding domain-containing protein: MAQLGPHISISDEQLITRVLGVVDMDQYHDWPEDVQRLASTLAAELFMVRYNPFIDPELVRTAVDRRLNMAKPLLSGEFPKILTAGINEFWAAYDAEQAFLKKLTSRLRKFLPERAIGNEPNCRVESATDATDLRMELPLLVLFPETEPQIQQIVRLANELEFGIIPRGGGTGLTGGAIPVLGRTVILSLSRFKRILEVNPETMTIKAQSGVITLDAINAAAKKDMLFTVDPASKAGSSLGGNISENSGGPFCFEYGTTIDNILSYRIVSPEGDIQEVRRREHPRHKIFPDETAVFDIHDANGKLVDTVSLPGDQIRGEGLGKDVSNKYLGGLPGVQKEGVDGVITVCEFTCYPTLAHSRTLCLEFYGKSMRNAMLVIKDVVALRDRIREEGDLVKISALEEFGPKYVQAIDYQAKSMQYEGDPISVLLLQLDSDHEDALNEAAATIVSIAQPYEGVDIFSARDDKEAEFFWEDRHKLSAIAKRTSGFKINEDVVIPMEVIPDFSDFLEDLNLIYLAKIYAKTLKRVRDMELVNDEDEDIREGLSRARDIMDGKITSRDLSDQEQEAQCRFLFVKLRDKYPKLDREIKAMWEEMQAKRIVIANHMHAGDGNCHVNLPVNSNDPEMLASAHEAAGIVMSRVLEFKGEVSGEHGIGITKIAFLSDEKIRALAEYKKKVDPRDVLNPGKLTRRNLPGEPFTFSFNRLINDLDKTALRDKEELMHLLRNIQTCTRCGKCKQVCPMYHPMQGMMFHPRNKNISLGALIEAIYYSQIQAGEPAPDLMDRLRNLMEHCTACGKCTQVCPVKIDSAGAALAMRAFLEYRGKSGHQVKHLVLRNLAKSPATRVPKVAKVLALGQTLQNKALGVIPGKWLSRISSPIFRSTGPEMSTQQLQDLLVLEKGSVFRNNGARREDTVLYFPGCGASLFSSDIGLATFYLLLKTGTNVVMPDQHMCCGYPLLASGCEEAYKTNRHRNVQAMLDLLVKTGKAGLKATTLVTACGTCRESLQSYDFSQELVDPLRHVDIMQFVMERLPKIEGCSEDVLYHAACHAEWVDAPKKKAAESYRSALADMTGRDVELSPGCCGESGLGALTSPAIYNRIRERKKERLEEGFAANAARPVVVGCPSCKVGIKRSLIQLKRRNEVMHTSEYLARCLGGTDWKTECFQLLNQLDRKGAN, from the coding sequence ATGGCTCAACTCGGACCACATATTTCCATATCAGATGAACAGCTCATCACGCGCGTGCTCGGCGTGGTGGACATGGACCAGTACCACGACTGGCCGGAGGACGTGCAACGGCTCGCCTCCACACTGGCCGCGGAACTGTTCATGGTGCGCTACAACCCCTTTATCGACCCGGAACTGGTCCGCACGGCAGTGGACCGCCGGTTGAACATGGCCAAACCGCTGCTGTCCGGCGAATTTCCCAAGATTCTCACCGCAGGCATCAATGAATTCTGGGCTGCTTACGATGCGGAACAGGCATTCCTCAAGAAACTCACGTCCCGACTCAGAAAATTTCTGCCCGAACGCGCCATTGGCAACGAGCCGAACTGCCGCGTGGAATCCGCCACGGACGCGACCGACCTGCGCATGGAGCTCCCCCTGCTCGTGCTCTTTCCCGAGACCGAACCCCAGATTCAGCAGATCGTGCGTCTGGCCAACGAACTCGAATTCGGCATCATCCCGCGCGGCGGCGGCACGGGCCTGACCGGCGGCGCCATCCCGGTCTTGGGCCGCACCGTGATCCTGTCCCTGTCCCGTTTCAAACGGATTCTGGAAGTGAATCCCGAAACCATGACCATCAAGGCCCAGTCCGGCGTGATCACGCTGGATGCCATCAACGCGGCCGCGAAAAAGGACATGCTCTTCACCGTGGACCCGGCTTCCAAGGCGGGCTCCAGCCTCGGCGGCAACATTTCCGAGAACTCGGGCGGCCCATTCTGTTTCGAGTACGGCACCACCATCGACAACATCCTGAGCTACCGCATCGTTTCCCCCGAGGGCGATATTCAGGAAGTCCGGCGCAGGGAACATCCGCGCCACAAGATTTTCCCGGACGAAACCGCCGTATTCGACATCCACGACGCGAACGGCAAGCTCGTGGACACCGTGTCCCTGCCCGGCGACCAGATTCGCGGGGAAGGTCTGGGCAAGGACGTGTCCAACAAGTACCTCGGCGGTCTGCCCGGCGTGCAGAAGGAAGGCGTGGACGGCGTGATCACGGTCTGCGAATTCACCTGCTACCCCACGCTTGCCCACTCCCGCACCCTGTGCCTGGAATTCTACGGCAAGAGCATGCGCAACGCCATGCTGGTCATCAAGGACGTGGTTGCGCTGCGTGACCGGATTCGCGAGGAAGGCGATCTGGTCAAGATTTCCGCACTTGAGGAATTCGGTCCCAAGTACGTGCAGGCCATCGATTATCAGGCCAAGTCCATGCAATACGAAGGCGACCCGATTTCCGTGCTTCTGCTCCAGCTCGACTCGGACCACGAGGACGCGCTGAACGAGGCTGCGGCCACCATTGTTTCCATTGCCCAGCCCTATGAGGGCGTGGACATCTTCTCGGCCCGCGACGACAAGGAAGCCGAATTCTTCTGGGAGGACCGCCACAAGCTGTCCGCCATCGCCAAGCGCACCTCGGGCTTCAAGATCAACGAGGACGTGGTCATCCCCATGGAGGTGATCCCGGACTTCTCCGATTTTCTGGAAGATCTGAACCTCATCTATCTGGCCAAGATCTACGCCAAGACCCTGAAACGGGTCCGGGACATGGAACTGGTCAATGACGAGGATGAAGACATCCGGGAAGGCCTGTCCCGAGCCCGGGACATCATGGACGGCAAGATCACGTCCAGAGACCTTTCCGATCAGGAACAGGAGGCCCAATGCAGGTTTCTGTTCGTCAAGCTGCGGGACAAGTATCCCAAGCTGGACCGCGAGATAAAGGCCATGTGGGAGGAGATGCAGGCCAAGCGCATAGTCATTGCCAACCACATGCACGCGGGCGACGGCAACTGTCACGTCAACCTGCCGGTCAATTCCAACGACCCGGAAATGCTGGCCTCGGCACATGAGGCCGCCGGAATCGTCATGTCCCGCGTTCTGGAGTTCAAGGGCGAGGTCTCGGGCGAACACGGCATCGGCATCACCAAGATCGCATTCCTGAGCGATGAAAAGATCAGGGCGCTCGCCGAATACAAGAAGAAGGTGGACCCGCGCGACGTGCTCAACCCGGGCAAGCTGACCCGCCGCAATCTCCCGGGTGAGCCCTTCACCTTCTCGTTCAACCGGCTGATCAATGATCTGGACAAGACGGCTCTCCGCGACAAGGAAGAGCTGATGCACCTGCTCAGGAACATCCAGACCTGCACCCGCTGCGGCAAGTGCAAGCAGGTCTGCCCCATGTACCATCCCATGCAGGGCATGATGTTCCACCCGCGCAACAAGAACATCAGTCTGGGCGCGCTCATCGAGGCCATCTACTATTCGCAGATCCAGGCCGGAGAACCCGCGCCCGATCTCATGGATCGCCTGCGCAACCTCATGGAACACTGCACGGCCTGCGGCAAGTGCACGCAGGTCTGCCCGGTGAAGATCGATTCGGCCGGGGCGGCTCTGGCCATGCGCGCATTTCTCGAATACCGGGGCAAATCCGGGCATCAGGTCAAGCATCTCGTGCTCCGCAATCTGGCCAAGTCCCCGGCCACTCGCGTTCCCAAGGTCGCCAAAGTTCTGGCTCTGGGGCAAACTCTCCAGAACAAGGCCCTCGGCGTGATCCCGGGCAAATGGCTGTCCCGCATCTCCAGCCCGATCTTCCGCAGCACAGGCCCGGAAATGAGCACCCAGCAGCTTCAGGACCTGCTCGTTCTGGAAAAGGGATCGGTCTTCCGCAACAACGGCGCCAGACGCGAGGACACGGTTCTCTACTTTCCGGGCTGCGGCGCGTCGCTCTTTTCCAGCGACATAGGCCTGGCCACCTTCTATCTGCTGCTCAAGACCGGGACCAACGTGGTCATGCCGGACCAGCACATGTGCTGCGGCTATCCCCTGCTGGCCAGCGGCTGCGAAGAGGCCTACAAGACCAACCGCCACCGCAACGTGCAGGCCATGCTCGACCTGCTCGTGAAGACCGGCAAGGCGGGCCTCAAGGCCACCACGCTGGTCACGGCCTGCGGCACCTGCCGCGAGTCGCTCCAGTCCTACGATTTCTCGCAGGAACTGGTCGATCCCCTGCGCCACGTGGACATCATGCAGTTCGTCATGGAACGGCTGCCGAAAATCGAAGGCTGTTCCGAAGACGTGCTCTACCATGCCGCCTGCCACGCGGAATGGGTGGATGCGCCCAAGAAGAAGGCCGCCGAGAGCTACCGCTCCGCACTGGCGGACATGACCGGACGCGACGTGGAGCTCTCCCCGGGCTGCTGCGGCGAATCCGGCCTTGGCGCACTGACCAGCCCGGCCATCTACAACCGCATCCGCGAGCGCAAGAAGGAACGGCTCGAGGAAGGCTTTGCCGCCAACGCCGCACGGCCCGTAGTGGTCGGCTGCCCGTCCTGCAAGGTCGGCATCAAGCGGTCCCTGATCCAGCTCAAGCGCAGGAACGAGGTCATGCATACCTCGGAATACCTCGCCCGCTGCCTCGGTGGCACGGACTGGAAGACCGAATGCTTCCAGCTCCTCAATCAGCTCGACCGCAAGGGCGCCAACTAG
- a CDS encoding pyridoxal phosphate-dependent aminotransferase, with the protein MGISKRCCSMTPFLVMEVLEAAQEMERAGEHVIHLEVGEPDFDTPDCVKQAASRAMDQGHTHYTHSLGLLELRQAVSRDYEKRYGVTVDPANIIVTQGTSPAMFMLFSAILEQGDTVVTSDPCYACYDNFITFAGGESVKVPVFEHDAYQYRVSAIRDALDDRTRAVMINSPANPTGTLLSPERMQGIADLAGEHGLWIVSDEIYHGLVYGESEHSILEYTDRAFVLNGFSKLYAMTGWRLGYLIAPPEFVRTFQTMCQNFFISPNSMAQWAGVAALEQAGDDVARMKDIYNQRRVYMLDRLKRMGFAIPNDPTGAFYILVNMKHLAERFNGSSLELAYDILRKARVGCTPGIDFGPGAEGCIRFSYANSMENIAEAMDRLERYVRDC; encoded by the coding sequence ATGGGTATATCGAAACGCTGTTGCTCCATGACCCCGTTTCTGGTCATGGAGGTGTTGGAGGCTGCGCAGGAGATGGAGCGTGCCGGAGAGCATGTCATCCATCTGGAAGTGGGGGAGCCGGATTTCGACACTCCCGACTGCGTCAAGCAGGCCGCGTCCCGGGCCATGGATCAGGGACACACGCACTACACCCACAGCCTCGGCCTGCTCGAACTGCGTCAGGCCGTGAGCCGCGACTACGAAAAACGCTACGGCGTGACCGTGGACCCGGCCAACATCATCGTGACGCAGGGCACTTCGCCCGCCATGTTCATGCTCTTTTCCGCGATTCTGGAACAGGGCGACACCGTGGTCACGTCCGATCCCTGTTACGCCTGCTACGACAACTTCATCACCTTTGCCGGGGGCGAGTCCGTCAAGGTGCCGGTGTTCGAGCATGATGCCTATCAGTATCGCGTTTCCGCCATCCGGGACGCTCTGGATGACCGAACCCGCGCCGTGATGATCAATTCTCCGGCCAATCCCACCGGGACCCTGCTCTCACCCGAACGCATGCAGGGCATTGCCGATCTTGCCGGGGAGCACGGGCTCTGGATCGTGTCCGATGAAATCTATCACGGTCTGGTCTACGGGGAATCGGAACACTCCATCCTCGAATACACGGACCGTGCATTCGTGCTGAACGGGTTTTCCAAGCTCTACGCCATGACCGGCTGGCGGCTCGGCTATCTCATTGCTCCGCCGGAATTCGTGCGAACCTTTCAGACCATGTGTCAGAATTTCTTCATCTCGCCCAACTCCATGGCCCAGTGGGCTGGCGTGGCCGCGCTCGAACAGGCCGGGGACGATGTGGCGCGCATGAAGGACATCTACAACCAGCGCCGGGTCTACATGCTCGACCGGCTCAAGCGCATGGGGTTCGCCATTCCCAACGATCCGACCGGAGCCTTCTACATACTGGTGAACATGAAACATCTGGCCGAACGTTTCAACGGCAGTTCCCTCGAACTTGCCTATGACATTCTGCGCAAGGCCCGCGTGGGGTGCACGCCCGGCATCGACTTCGGCCCGGGCGCGGAAGGCTGCATCCGTTTCTCCTATGCGAATTCGATGGAAAACATTGCCGAAGCCATGGACAGGCTGGAACGATATGTAAGGGATTGCTAG
- the trpS gene encoding tryptophan--tRNA ligase: MSENKRIVSGMRPTGPLHLGHYFGVIANWVKLQEEKDCFFFVADWHAMTSEYTNPNRIKGFVPGLVKDWIAAGLDPEKCVIFQQSKIKEHAELYLLLSMITPLGWLERNPTFKEQRQELTQKDLNTHGFLGYPVLMAGDIIMYRPYAVPVGKDQLPHLELTREIARRFNHLYDCEYFPEIQDMLTAEAKLPGLDGRKMSKSYGNSIMLSESIDEIMPKVRGMLTDKNRLRKSDPGDPGICNLFPYHKLLTDPARLPEIEEGCRNASWGCVDCKKVLMESLDRFLGPMQERRARCSDQDVADILHAGNAKARAVASRTLEEVREIIGFED, translated from the coding sequence ATGAGCGAAAACAAACGCATCGTTTCCGGAATGCGGCCTACCGGTCCCCTTCATCTCGGACATTATTTCGGCGTCATTGCCAACTGGGTCAAACTCCAGGAGGAAAAGGACTGTTTCTTTTTCGTGGCCGACTGGCACGCCATGACCAGCGAGTACACGAATCCCAACCGCATCAAGGGGTTTGTTCCCGGTCTGGTCAAGGACTGGATCGCCGCGGGGCTGGACCCGGAAAAGTGCGTGATCTTCCAGCAGTCCAAGATCAAGGAGCATGCCGAACTGTATCTGCTCCTGTCCATGATCACTCCTCTGGGCTGGCTGGAACGCAATCCCACCTTCAAGGAACAGCGCCAGGAGCTGACGCAGAAAGACCTGAATACCCACGGCTTTCTGGGGTATCCCGTGCTCATGGCCGGGGATATCATCATGTATCGTCCCTATGCCGTGCCCGTGGGCAAGGATCAGCTTCCGCATCTGGAACTGACCCGCGAGATCGCGCGTCGTTTCAATCATCTGTACGACTGTGAATATTTCCCGGAGATTCAGGACATGCTCACGGCCGAGGCCAAGCTGCCCGGTCTGGACGGACGCAAGATGTCCAAGAGCTACGGCAACTCCATCATGCTGTCCGAGTCCATTGACGAGATCATGCCCAAGGTGCGCGGCATGCTCACGGACAAGAACCGGCTGCGCAAGTCCGATCCGGGCGATCCCGGGATCTGCAACCTGTTCCCGTATCACAAGCTGCTCACCGATCCCGCGCGCCTGCCCGAGATCGAGGAAGGCTGCCGCAACGCCAGTTGGGGATGCGTGGATTGCAAGAAGGTGCTCATGGAGTCCCTCGACCGTTTTCTCGGCCCCATGCAGGAACGCCGTGCCAGGTGTTCGGATCAGGACGTGGCCGACATCCTGCACGCCGGCAATGCCAAGGCCCGCGCCGTTGCCTCCAGGACTCTTGAAGAGGTCCGGGAGATCATCGGATTCGAGGACTAG
- a CDS encoding site-2 protease family protein, producing the protein MFDIARFMQEVSVMAIPLLLALSFHEAAHGYVAHMLGDPTAKNAGRLTLNPFRHLDLIGTIVFFVARFGWAKPVPVDARYFRNPRKGMMLVALAGPGANFLLAALFALVVHCLLLLDMPAPGGIAEKIIVPAYLIAQAGVFVNLILGVFNLLPLPPLDGSNILAYFLPPRLAYKYLSLGRYGFIILIGIILLGDLLNFSLVGQAILPVVYALIRFLGVPL; encoded by the coding sequence ATGTTCGATATTGCCCGATTCATGCAGGAAGTCAGCGTCATGGCGATTCCGCTGCTGCTGGCCCTGAGCTTTCACGAGGCTGCCCACGGCTACGTCGCCCACATGCTGGGCGATCCCACTGCGAAAAATGCCGGACGGCTCACCCTGAATCCGTTCAGGCATCTGGACCTCATCGGTACCATCGTGTTTTTCGTGGCCCGATTCGGATGGGCCAAACCCGTGCCCGTGGACGCCCGCTATTTCCGCAATCCCCGCAAGGGCATGATGCTGGTGGCACTGGCCGGGCCGGGCGCGAACTTTCTGCTCGCGGCCCTGTTCGCGCTCGTGGTGCACTGCCTCCTGCTTCTGGACATGCCCGCGCCGGGTGGGATCGCGGAAAAGATCATCGTTCCCGCCTATCTCATTGCCCAGGCCGGGGTCTTCGTGAACCTGATTCTGGGCGTGTTCAACCTGCTGCCTCTGCCTCCGCTGGACGGCAGCAACATACTGGCGTACTTTCTGCCGCCCAGGCTGGCGTACAAGTATCTGTCTCTCGGCAGGTACGGTTTCATCATCCTGATCGGCATCATCCTGCTCGGCGACCTGCTGAACTTCAGCCTCGTCGGTCAGGCCATTCTTCCCGTTGTCTACGCCCTGATCCGTTTTCTGGGCGTTCCGCTGTAA
- a CDS encoding substrate-binding periplasmic protein, translating into MRQTSLRLIFILAGIAVFLLLAAPQSLRAKDDGFFLFAEQLPPYSYVEGGQTRGVAVDVVLELFLRAGMAVAPEDIRFEPWARVLQNIETRPGSVAICVARTPEREKRFKWVGPVCSNRGGLIALRKRNFHIRKLPEDVRGMSIGIVRGSAARERLLVRGVSPDSIFSVNSQESLIRMLNRERIDLLASDMRSSFHEMERLGYGSEDFELVFPFALLDFHLAFHVGTDDALIARLQRILDDMKKPGEDGTSVHEQILSRY; encoded by the coding sequence ATGAGGCAGACATCCCTCCGTTTGATATTCATTCTCGCCGGAATTGCCGTTTTCCTTCTGCTGGCCGCACCGCAAAGCCTTCGGGCCAAAGACGACGGATTCTTCCTTTTTGCGGAGCAACTGCCTCCGTACAGCTATGTGGAGGGCGGGCAGACCAGAGGCGTTGCCGTGGACGTGGTTCTGGAGCTGTTTCTGCGTGCGGGAATGGCGGTTGCCCCCGAGGATATCCGTTTCGAGCCCTGGGCTCGCGTATTGCAGAATATCGAAACCCGTCCCGGTTCCGTGGCCATTTGCGTGGCCAGAACCCCGGAACGGGAGAAACGTTTCAAATGGGTCGGCCCGGTCTGTTCGAATCGGGGCGGACTGATCGCTCTTCGCAAGCGCAATTTCCACATCAGGAAGCTTCCCGAGGATGTGAGGGGGATGTCCATCGGCATTGTCCGGGGAAGCGCGGCCCGCGAAAGGCTTCTGGTGCGGGGCGTTTCGCCGGATTCCATCTTCAGCGTCAACTCGCAGGAAAGCCTGATTCGCATGCTGAATCGGGAACGCATCGATCTGCTGGCTTCGGACATGCGATCCTCCTTTCATGAAATGGAACGGCTGGGATATGGCAGCGAGGATTTCGAACTGGTTTTTCCCTTTGCTCTTCTGGATTTTCACCTGGCGTTCCATGTCGGCACGGACGATGCGCTCATAGCTCGGTTGCAGCGGATTCTGGACGACATGAAAAAGCCGGGAGAGGACGGGACAAGCGTGCACGAACAGATTCTTTCCCGCTATTGA
- a CDS encoding response regulator has product MSQPKILVVDDEKHIRMLYREELEAEGYTIATSDGEEDILDVIGREKPTIVILDIKLGVNRSGLDLLQEIRSEDQTIPVILSTAYDSFQHDLKSIAADYYVVKSVDLTELKDKVRMALNKVGM; this is encoded by the coding sequence ATGAGCCAGCCGAAGATTCTCGTGGTCGATGACGAAAAACACATCCGCATGCTGTACCGGGAAGAACTGGAGGCGGAAGGCTATACCATAGCCACTTCGGACGGCGAAGAGGACATTCTGGACGTGATCGGCCGCGAAAAACCGACCATCGTCATCCTCGACATCAAGTTGGGCGTCAATCGTTCCGGGTTGGACCTGCTTCAGGAAATCCGGTCCGAGGATCAGACCATTCCCGTCATTCTTTCCACGGCCTACGATTCGTTTCAGCACGATCTGAAGTCCATTGCCGCAGACTATTACGTGGTCAAATCAGTGGACCTGACCGAACTCAAGGACAAGGTCAGGATGGCGCTGAACAAAGTGGGGATGTAG
- a CDS encoding ATP-binding protein, which yields MKCSRCKAPAAVALPSHHSGFCEECFQIFFTRQVETAIRRQKMFTRDERILVALSGGKDSLTLMLELHLQGYDVTGLHIDLGIPNSSEKARKKVQDFCDLHGLQLQVLEMEKEGLPIPDVKKYVNRPVCAVCGKIKRHHFNRVAREGGFDALATGHNLDDEVARLFANTLRWDNAYLSDQGPVLPASDGFVRKVKPLYRLSEFETANYAFIKGIEIHSDPCPYSSGASFTSHKEIWGELEHRSPGSKFQFYDGFLKRGKPAFAMMEHENGPELLPCRECGSPTSAEGLCGVCRIRHSVQENKAKAEQQG from the coding sequence ATGAAATGCAGCCGCTGCAAGGCTCCGGCAGCCGTGGCCCTTCCCAGCCACCATTCCGGTTTCTGCGAGGAATGCTTCCAGATATTCTTCACCAGACAGGTGGAAACCGCCATTCGCCGACAGAAGATGTTCACCCGGGACGAACGCATTCTGGTCGCGCTTTCCGGGGGCAAGGATTCCCTGACCCTGATGCTGGAACTCCACCTTCAGGGATACGACGTCACGGGCCTGCACATTGATCTGGGCATTCCGAATTCCTCGGAAAAGGCCCGCAAAAAGGTGCAGGATTTCTGTGATCTGCACGGTCTTCAGCTTCAGGTGCTGGAAATGGAAAAGGAAGGACTGCCCATCCCGGACGTAAAAAAATACGTGAATCGTCCGGTCTGTGCGGTGTGTGGCAAGATCAAGCGCCACCACTTCAACCGCGTGGCGCGCGAGGGCGGATTCGACGCCCTTGCCACGGGCCACAATCTGGATGACGAGGTGGCCCGACTGTTCGCCAACACCCTGCGCTGGGACAACGCATACCTTTCGGATCAGGGACCGGTGCTCCCGGCCTCGGACGGATTCGTGCGCAAGGTCAAGCCGCTCTATCGCCTCAGCGAGTTCGAGACCGCGAACTACGCTTTCATAAAAGGCATTGAAATTCATTCCGATCCATGCCCATATTCCTCGGGCGCCAGCTTCACGTCCCACAAGGAAATCTGGGGCGAACTGGAACACCGCAGCCCGGGCAGCAAGTTTCAATTCTACGACGGATTCCTGAAACGGGGCAAACCCGCATTCGCCATGATGGAACACGAAAACGGACCGGAACTGCTGCCATGCCGGGAGTGCGGCTCCCCCACCAGCGCGGAAGGACTGTGCGGAGTCTGTCGCATCAGGCACTCGGTACAGGAAAACAAGGCCAAGGCCGAACAACAGGGGTGA
- a CDS encoding glycosyltransferase: protein MSRPGISVTMPCYNCGETVARALDSLLAQTRTDFEILAANDGSTDNTAGILAEYACRDSRVRVLSLEHGGVIHAANAAIRASRGRYVARMDADDEALPERLAEQAALLDSRPDIGLAGCLVRFGGDRQKCAGYAHYVDWTNTLLDHEAISLNRFVEFPVPNPSIMFRRECLEQYGPYRDGDFPEDYELFLRWLDQGVRMAKANRELMIWNDPPTRLSRNHPRYDVNAFYRVKAEYLARWLERNNAHHPGVHILGSGRTARKRAEMLLDHGIRIVGLYDIDPRKIGKVVHGIRVRHRNDMPAPGSAFFLSYVGSRGARREIVDFLESMGHIPGRDFLAVA from the coding sequence ATGAGCCGACCGGGAATTTCCGTGACCATGCCCTGCTACAATTGCGGGGAAACCGTGGCCCGGGCTCTCGATTCCCTGCTGGCCCAGACGCGCACCGACTTCGAGATACTCGCCGCAAACGACGGCTCCACTGACAATACCGCGGGAATCCTTGCCGAATATGCATGCCGGGATTCCCGCGTTCGCGTTCTTTCGCTGGAGCACGGCGGGGTCATCCACGCGGCCAACGCCGCAATCCGCGCAAGTCGAGGCCGATACGTGGCACGCATGGACGCGGATGATGAAGCCCTGCCCGAACGACTGGCCGAACAGGCCGCACTGCTGGATTCCCGGCCCGACATCGGTCTGGCCGGATGCCTTGTCCGCTTCGGTGGAGACCGGCAGAAATGCGCCGGATACGCCCACTACGTGGACTGGACCAATACCCTTCTCGACCACGAAGCCATCAGCCTGAACCGATTCGTGGAATTTCCCGTACCCAATCCGTCCATCATGTTCCGCCGCGAATGTCTGGAGCAATACGGTCCTTACAGGGATGGCGATTTTCCCGAGGACTACGAGCTGTTCCTGCGCTGGCTGGATCAGGGGGTACGCATGGCCAAGGCGAACCGGGAACTCATGATCTGGAACGATCCGCCCACCCGGCTGTCACGCAACCATCCCCGCTACGACGTAAACGCCTTCTACCGGGTCAAGGCCGAATATCTGGCCCGCTGGCTGGAACGCAACAACGCGCATCATCCGGGCGTCCACATCCTCGGCTCGGGCCGGACCGCCAGAAAACGTGCGGAAATGCTGCTTGATCACGGCATTCGCATCGTCGGACTCTATGACATCGATCCACGCAAGATAGGCAAAGTGGTTCACGGCATCCGGGTCCGTCATCGCAACGACATGCCCGCGCCGGGCTCCGCCTTCTTCCTTTCCTATGTCGGCTCCCGAGGCGCGCGCCGGGAAATCGTCGACTTTCTCGAATCCATGGGCCATATCCCGGGCCGCGACTTTCTGGCTGTTGCGTAG
- a CDS encoding universal stress protein, whose protein sequence is MFRKILLATSPNVKKQAAPKAAFDLARKHGSELVLFHALTLERNSWGAVRDLVPEQELLKGTEERIREFYAEELEGIGDHSIQVTTETAHEAMLKVVHKQGFDLIVMGEHVCDTCESGRMLGMANTTIRKVCSNVFCPVLVVTDPAPQISGRLERIVVATDFATPSETALRYACDLARAENAHLSLFHVLDVGLSYPNPKYYLQDMHSFIQSAKDRMESRYSGLLKGIDHSLECWEGIPYTEVIKYARWQNADLIVMAQHSGTRESQKALIGSTVIQVALSPGCPVLIVNYRALSCQ, encoded by the coding sequence GTGTTCCGCAAGATTCTCTTGGCCACGAGCCCGAACGTGAAGAAGCAGGCTGCGCCCAAGGCCGCTTTCGATCTGGCACGCAAGCACGGTTCCGAGCTTGTTCTGTTTCACGCCCTGACTCTGGAAAGGAATTCCTGGGGCGCAGTGCGCGATCTTGTCCCGGAGCAGGAGCTGCTCAAGGGAACAGAGGAGCGCATTCGCGAGTTCTATGCCGAGGAGCTGGAGGGCATAGGGGACCATTCCATTCAGGTGACCACGGAAACCGCGCATGAGGCCATGCTCAAGGTCGTGCACAAGCAGGGATTCGATCTCATCGTCATGGGCGAGCATGTCTGCGATACCTGCGAGTCCGGGCGCATGCTCGGCATGGCCAACACCACCATTCGCAAGGTCTGCTCCAACGTCTTCTGCCCGGTGCTTGTGGTCACGGACCCGGCTCCGCAGATCAGCGGACGGCTGGAACGCATCGTGGTGGCCACGGATTTTGCCACGCCGTCGGAAACCGCTCTGCGATATGCTTGCGACCTGGCCCGGGCCGAAAATGCGCATCTTTCGCTTTTCCATGTTCTGGACGTGGGGCTGAGCTATCCCAACCCCAAGTACTATCTTCAGGACATGCACAGTTTCATCCAGTCCGCAAAGGATCGCATGGAAAGCAGATATTCCGGGCTGCTCAAGGGGATCGACCATTCCCTCGAATGCTGGGAAGGCATTCCCTACACCGAGGTCATCAAGTACGCCCGCTGGCAGAACGCGGACCTCATCGTCATGGCGCAGCATTCCGGCACCAGGGAATCCCAGAAGGCCTTGATCGGGTCCACAGTGATTCAGGTTGCCCTGTCACCGGGGTGCCCGGTGCTCATCGTCAATTACCGGGCCTTGTCCTGTCAGTAA
- a CDS encoding late competence development ComFB family protein, with product MNRTGPLRKPNAFVYREGNHFREGIMAELLIHGVDVSGIRNRNEQRVARLVPTILAEEYEDFEFEDLDIQDIYALALNLLPARYVQRGTIVISERLSDYEIKGKIRIAVERVLDNPTRFEEGVARNP from the coding sequence ATGAATCGTACCGGACCATTGCGCAAGCCGAACGCTTTCGTGTACCGTGAAGGCAATCACTTCAGGGAGGGAATCATGGCCGAGCTGCTGATACATGGCGTGGATGTTTCCGGCATACGAAACAGGAACGAACAGCGCGTGGCCCGTCTTGTTCCGACCATTCTTGCCGAGGAATACGAGGATTTCGAGTTCGAGGATCTGGATATTCAGGACATTTACGCGCTGGCGCTGAATCTGCTGCCCGCACGCTACGTCCAGCGCGGTACCATAGTCATTTCCGAACGCCTTTCCGATTACGAGATCAAGGGTAAGATTCGCATTGCGGTCGAGCGGGTGCTGGACAATCCCACAAGGTTCGAGGAGGGCGTCGCCCGCAACCCCTGA